A portion of the Paenibacillus sp. PvR098 genome contains these proteins:
- a CDS encoding 3'-5' exonuclease produces MIYIIYDLEFTVVRKQQHLSEIIEIGAVKVAEMNGILHIVDKFQTFVRPSKNPVLSKHTTEFTGIRQEDMTGAPDYREAVDQWVKWIGEENYYLGAWGSDDKYQLIRHCRQMKLEPDWVKNHNNLQKQYSKKTSGEIYQQVGLKRALEIEGIAFEGSHHRALDDAFNTALIFIKRFEDFELQTNAPEDDYTYSSEVVYSSGKEDASSPFQALAKLLRPDAS; encoded by the coding sequence AGCAGCATCTATCGGAGATTATTGAGATCGGAGCCGTGAAGGTGGCCGAAATGAACGGTATCCTGCACATCGTCGATAAGTTTCAGACGTTCGTAAGGCCGTCCAAGAATCCAGTTCTTTCCAAGCATACGACCGAGTTTACCGGAATCCGGCAGGAAGATATGACCGGGGCGCCCGACTATCGTGAGGCTGTAGATCAATGGGTTAAGTGGATCGGCGAAGAGAACTATTATTTAGGGGCTTGGGGGTCAGACGACAAATACCAATTGATCCGCCATTGCCGTCAAATGAAGCTGGAGCCGGATTGGGTCAAAAATCACAACAATCTGCAAAAGCAGTACTCCAAAAAAACAAGCGGCGAGATCTATCAGCAGGTGGGCTTGAAGCGTGCTCTAGAGATCGAAGGAATTGCTTTCGAGGGCAGTCATCATCGGGCGCTGGACGATGCATTTAACACGGCATTGATATTCATCAAGCGATTTGAAGATTTCGAACTTCAAACGAACGCGCCCGAGGATGATTATACATACTCAAGCGAGGTTGTATATTCTTCAGGCAAAGAAGATGCGAGCTCGCCTTTTCAAGCGTTGGCCAAGCTGCTGCGCCCGGATGCTTCCTGA
- a CDS encoding chemotaxis protein CheW has translation MLKVTEQEQYIEFGIESERYAIRIQDIHEIIKMQDITSVPNVMPYVKGVINLRGKIVPVISLRHLFHLDDKRFSKTTRVIVVHHQEDTVGIIVDRVNKVNTFSDIQPPPARVGSVAGNYFTGIGLTDNGLVGILKLDEVLLHEQE, from the coding sequence ATGTTGAAAGTAACCGAGCAGGAGCAATATATTGAGTTTGGCATCGAAAGTGAACGATACGCCATTCGAATACAAGATATTCATGAAATTATTAAGATGCAGGACATCACTTCAGTTCCTAATGTGATGCCTTATGTTAAAGGGGTTATTAATCTTAGGGGAAAGATCGTACCTGTCATTAGTCTTCGCCATTTATTCCATCTTGATGATAAACGATTCTCAAAAACAACCCGGGTTATTGTGGTTCATCATCAGGAGGATACGGTTGGGATTATTGTGGATCGCGTAAATAAAGTCAATACCTTTTCGGATATTCAGCCTCCTCCTGCTCGGGTGGGCAGTGTGGCTGGAAACTATTTTACAGGGATCGGATTAACGGACAACGGATTGGTTGGCATTTTAAAGTTGGATGAAGTGTTACTTCATGAACAGGAGTGA
- a CDS encoding chemotaxis protein CheA — MFAEYREVFLEELEEQLQLMDDEILKLEQEGDSEPVVQRLFRAAHTLKGSSAAMGCEDMKQLTHQMEHLLDLVRSKKLGVTSPLIDLLFMSLDCLKQLKNDIVRNDNHATDISNCVYKLQGFTDTSRAVAPPEPAMQSLSKPVLNLDTRLKVQEAQDQGLQVNWIWVQVSSDCIIQGARAYVINSYLSENGEILLTTPELEGIIEQIDGPLGITFLYAGKQSDSELQALVSELTDVVNVKAEPLEIEEAVWVNSASAAAEKTMHEDHAQTGKAKSQTIRVSVERLEHLMNLVGELVIDQTRIHQVERTQRRRISDESVNELGQISDHLSRVIGDLQESVMKARMLPIEQLFNRFPRMIRDLSRDLGKEIELVIEGKDTELDRTLIEEIADPLIHLIRNAVDHGIEAPEKREQLGKNRKGTLQIRAAHEDNQVVIYVEEDGAGIDPVKMKRSALEKGVITPEEAEQLSDKESIELIFRPGFSTAQALSDISGRGVGMDIVRSHIEKLNGLIDIDTRLGEGTCFKIKLPLTLAIIIGLLVKLRDQTFIIPMSNIAEIVRVTSGDIQTVRGQSVILLRNQVIPVAWMHDHFHIPKEDLGKKHISLVIVGSAEKRLALVVDELIGNQEIVIKSLGTYIGKVDGIAGSTILGDGKVALIIEVSGIINKIGGK, encoded by the coding sequence ATGTTTGCTGAGTACAGAGAGGTTTTTCTGGAAGAGCTGGAGGAGCAACTGCAGCTTATGGACGATGAAATCCTAAAGCTGGAGCAAGAAGGGGATTCCGAACCGGTCGTCCAACGGTTGTTTCGTGCTGCTCACACTTTAAAGGGTTCATCTGCGGCCATGGGGTGTGAGGATATGAAGCAATTAACTCACCAGATGGAGCATCTTTTGGACCTGGTAAGAAGTAAGAAATTAGGGGTAACAAGCCCGTTAATTGATCTTCTTTTTATGTCGCTTGACTGTCTCAAACAGTTAAAAAACGATATTGTACGTAACGATAACCATGCAACGGATATCTCCAATTGTGTATATAAACTTCAAGGATTTACCGATACATCAAGAGCGGTAGCACCCCCTGAACCTGCCATGCAATCTTTATCTAAACCTGTACTGAACCTGGATACCCGGTTAAAAGTGCAGGAGGCTCAGGACCAGGGGCTTCAGGTGAATTGGATCTGGGTGCAGGTTTCCTCTGATTGTATCATCCAAGGGGCCAGAGCTTATGTCATTAACTCCTACTTGTCTGAGAATGGGGAGATTCTGCTGACAACCCCGGAATTAGAAGGGATCATCGAGCAAATAGATGGGCCTTTGGGGATTACCTTCCTTTATGCAGGGAAGCAAAGCGATTCGGAGCTGCAGGCTCTTGTCTCTGAATTGACTGATGTAGTGAATGTAAAGGCAGAACCCTTGGAAATAGAAGAAGCTGTGTGGGTTAACTCTGCTTCCGCAGCTGCTGAAAAAACAATGCATGAAGATCATGCGCAAACAGGCAAAGCCAAATCCCAAACCATTCGGGTAAGCGTGGAACGTCTGGAGCATCTCATGAATCTAGTGGGTGAATTGGTCATCGACCAGACTCGAATCCATCAGGTAGAGCGGACGCAAAGAAGGCGTATTTCGGATGAGTCCGTCAATGAATTGGGCCAAATCTCTGACCATCTTTCTCGTGTCATTGGCGACCTCCAAGAAAGTGTCATGAAAGCAAGAATGCTCCCGATCGAGCAGTTGTTTAATCGCTTCCCCCGCATGATACGGGATCTTTCCCGTGATTTGGGCAAGGAGATTGAGCTTGTAATTGAAGGAAAGGACACGGAACTGGATCGGACCTTGATAGAAGAGATCGCCGACCCGCTGATTCATCTCATTCGGAATGCGGTTGATCACGGGATCGAGGCGCCAGAAAAAAGGGAACAGCTGGGTAAAAACCGAAAAGGAACCCTTCAAATCAGAGCGGCGCATGAGGATAATCAAGTGGTCATCTATGTGGAAGAAGACGGTGCAGGCATCGATCCCGTAAAAATGAAACGATCTGCCCTTGAGAAGGGTGTCATTACTCCAGAGGAAGCTGAGCAGTTAAGCGACAAGGAATCCATCGAACTGATTTTCCGTCCCGGATTTTCAACGGCTCAAGCCTTAAGTGATATATCCGGACGCGGTGTAGGTATGGATATCGTCAGAAGCCATATTGAAAAGCTGAACGGTTTGATAGATATTGACACGAGATTGGGAGAAGGAACATGCTTTAAAATCAAGCTTCCGTTGACGTTAGCCATCATCATCGGCCTGCTCGTGAAGCTGCGTGATCAAACGTTTATTATCCCGATGAGCAACATTGCCGAAATCGTGAGAGTCACATCCGGCGATATCCAAACCGTTCGTGGGCAATCGGTTATTTTGCTGCGTAATCAGGTGATTCCGGTGGCCTGGATGCATGATCATTTCCACATCCCCAAGGAGGATTTGGGCAAAAAACATATTTCTTTAGTCATTGTGGGATCTGCGGAAAAACGGCTGGCCTTAGTTGTAGATGAATTAATCGGGAATCAGGAGATCGTGATCAAGTCATTAGGCACTTATATTGGAAAGGTAGACGGTATCGCCGGGTCCACCATTTTGGGGGATGGAAAAGTGGCTCTCATTATAGAGGTTTCGGGGATCATCAACAAAATAGGCGGAAAGTAA
- a CDS encoding MFS transporter, whose amino-acid sequence MSKASPASQIQIGEKLIRVLFFTLILSVMNATMFNVALPSISQEFQLSPSQVSWIVTGYIIVYAVGSVTYGKLADTYRLKDLLTFGFIFFSLGSIVGLIATEFWMIIAGRILQSIGASVIPAVGMLIPVRYFPPDKRGRALGTTTAGLALGTAVGPIVAGFVTSLASWRFLFCLSLLVLLTLPFFRKYLDDTKGQAEKTDLLGGGLMATTIGLLLLAVTNGAWTPMVLGVIMLVLFVWRIRRAAHPFIQPALFRNKQYTYGILIAFLSTGLSFGIPFMTPLMLTNMNHLAPAIIGFVMFPGALIASLLGRTGGKIADGKGNAQLIYTAVTLLFISFSSLSLVAGLSPLIVMLFLVFGNVGQTFMQIAMSNLVSRTLPKEQAGVGMGLLMMVNFISGATATTLISKMLDFSTSSFQFNPFLLYSPALIYSNIFAVLAIMVIVVSIIFYFRLGGGVKKAV is encoded by the coding sequence ATGTCCAAAGCCTCACCCGCCAGTCAAATACAGATCGGGGAAAAACTGATTCGCGTCCTGTTCTTTACACTAATTCTATCTGTCATGAACGCAACGATGTTCAACGTCGCGCTCCCCTCCATCAGTCAGGAATTCCAGCTCTCGCCATCGCAGGTAAGCTGGATCGTGACAGGCTATATCATCGTTTATGCCGTTGGTTCGGTCACCTACGGTAAGCTCGCCGATACGTATCGTTTAAAGGATCTGCTCACGTTCGGATTTATCTTTTTCTCCCTGGGATCTATTGTCGGCCTGATCGCAACGGAGTTCTGGATGATCATCGCCGGGCGCATTTTACAATCGATAGGGGCTTCCGTGATTCCAGCAGTCGGCATGCTGATTCCTGTGCGCTATTTCCCTCCCGACAAACGGGGGAGAGCCCTGGGGACCACTACAGCAGGCCTCGCTCTGGGCACCGCTGTAGGTCCTATTGTCGCTGGATTCGTTACAAGTCTGGCGAGCTGGCGCTTTCTATTTTGCCTATCTTTGCTAGTGCTGCTTACATTGCCGTTTTTCCGCAAATACTTGGACGACACCAAAGGACAAGCCGAGAAAACCGATCTCCTTGGGGGAGGGTTGATGGCCACAACGATTGGCCTGCTCCTATTGGCTGTTACTAACGGAGCCTGGACACCGATGGTCCTTGGAGTCATCATGCTCGTTCTGTTTGTATGGCGAATCCGACGCGCTGCTCATCCGTTTATCCAGCCCGCATTGTTTCGCAACAAGCAGTACACCTACGGCATCCTGATTGCCTTTCTGTCCACCGGGCTCAGCTTTGGTATTCCGTTCATGACTCCGCTCATGCTGACGAATATGAATCATTTGGCACCAGCAATCATCGGATTCGTCATGTTTCCCGGAGCACTCATTGCTTCACTGCTCGGCAGAACAGGCGGAAAAATCGCAGATGGCAAAGGTAATGCGCAGCTGATATACACCGCGGTTACCCTACTGTTTATTTCATTTAGCTCGTTGTCTCTTGTTGCCGGACTGTCGCCGCTGATCGTGATGCTGTTCCTTGTATTCGGCAATGTGGGTCAGACGTTCATGCAGATCGCCATGTCCAATCTGGTCTCTCGAACCCTGCCGAAAGAACAGGCGGGAGTAGGCATGGGGCTTTTGATGATGGTCAATTTCATTTCAGGTGCCACAGCGACTACGCTCATCAGCAAAATGCTGGATTTCAGCACTTCATCTTTTCAATTCAATCCGTTTCTGCTTTATAGCCCGGCATTGATTTACAGTAACATTTTTGCGGTATTGGCTATCATGGTCATCGTCGTTTCCATTATCTTTTATTTTCGGCTCGGCGGCGGCGTCAAGAAAGCGGTCTGA
- a CDS encoding alpha/beta hydrolase: MNEMIKNETVTVRGKYDLEGTLTTPAQEAGKRPAILIIPGTGISDRDGNMKQLRMNIYKELAESISRLGFITLRYDKRGTHASGGSYVEAGFWDLVDDAEACVKYLESRADVDSERVLVLGHSEGAIIAPALNARHPLGGMILLAGMAEPGKEGFPKQSQRAIQELESMKGLKGSLLRLFRIPQMAQKQTVKTFAKILGSTGDTIRIQGKKINAKWFREHDAYNVLDDLEKVFCPVLAITGSKDLQVEPEHARVIAETVQGPSEWHIIPDMTHILKKTNDELTMLTLLKSYKKMTGEPFDHEMMGLIARWLERFKS, translated from the coding sequence ATGAACGAGATGATAAAGAATGAAACGGTTACCGTTAGAGGAAAATACGACTTAGAAGGGACTTTAACCACTCCGGCGCAGGAGGCTGGCAAACGGCCGGCCATATTAATCATTCCAGGCACAGGAATCAGCGACCGGGATGGCAACATGAAGCAGCTCCGCATGAATATTTACAAAGAGCTGGCCGAGAGCATCAGCCGCCTTGGCTTCATTACGCTCCGTTATGACAAAAGAGGAACGCATGCCAGCGGCGGTTCCTATGTGGAGGCGGGTTTTTGGGATCTTGTAGATGACGCGGAGGCTTGCGTGAAATACTTGGAGTCGCGCGCGGACGTTGATTCGGAGCGTGTTCTGGTCTTGGGTCATAGCGAAGGGGCCATCATTGCCCCAGCATTGAACGCCAGGCATCCGTTAGGGGGAATGATCCTGCTCGCGGGAATGGCCGAGCCGGGCAAGGAGGGATTCCCGAAGCAGTCGCAGCGGGCGATTCAAGAGCTGGAATCGATGAAGGGCTTGAAAGGGTCGCTGCTACGCCTGTTTCGTATACCCCAAATGGCCCAAAAGCAAACAGTGAAAACATTTGCTAAAATTCTCGGGTCTACGGGCGATACGATTCGCATTCAGGGCAAGAAAATCAACGCCAAATGGTTCCGGGAGCATGATGCCTACAATGTGCTAGACGACTTGGAAAAGGTTTTTTGCCCGGTCCTGGCCATCACCGGATCGAAGGATTTACAGGTTGAGCCAGAGCATGCGAGAGTCATAGCCGAAACGGTCCAAGGGCCGTCGGAATGGCATATTATTCCCGATATGACTCACATTTTAAAGAAAACGAACGATGAGCTCACCATGCTAACGCTTCTGAAATCATACAAGAAGATGACCGGTGAGCCCTTCGATCATGAAATGATGGGACTTATCGCCCGTTGGCTCGAAAGATTCAAATCGTAA
- a CDS encoding MarR family winged helix-turn-helix transcriptional regulator yields MDYRSYVLERSLGYKLFNASRLINNRLNRKFKEKEFPVTHEQWQIMITLWEEDGQTQNRLACSTQKDQPSISRLIDNMIKRNLVTRLPHSKDRRTNLIYLTPEGREMQKGLIGQAQQTIAEASTGVDREEMKVCMRVLDKIIANLK; encoded by the coding sequence ATGGATTACCGCAGCTATGTATTGGAACGATCGCTCGGCTATAAGTTATTTAATGCTTCCCGTCTCATCAACAACCGATTGAACCGGAAGTTTAAGGAAAAGGAATTTCCCGTCACGCACGAGCAGTGGCAGATTATGATCACGCTCTGGGAAGAGGATGGTCAAACGCAGAACCGGTTGGCCTGTTCTACACAAAAAGATCAGCCCAGCATCTCCCGGTTAATCGATAACATGATCAAGAGAAACTTGGTGACACGCCTGCCCCACTCTAAGGACAGGCGTACAAATCTGATCTATTTAACACCCGAGGGAAGAGAGATGCAGAAAGGCCTTATCGGCCAAGCCCAACAAACCATAGCCGAGGCTTCAACCGGAGTCGACCGGGAGGAGATGAAAGTTTGCATGCGGGTATTGGATAAAATCATCGCAAATCTGAAGTAG
- a CDS encoding diguanylate cyclase, with product MKLLSDLFINLCVLGMLLFTFNLLTRNRKGFMSPAANRNRKLQFGVCMGIIGLVLMQYTIYFKGTILDLRQIPVIIAAIYGGGLPSIVASMVIAVGRIVFFGVNKASILAASLIIVVGYSCGVLSKFKWGLGKKWLMMSVSNLILTSIVFYLLIDDKKVLLNVYVGYWSISLFGGFIIHYLTEYLRQSKELFQNAQENAVKDFLTGLNNVRKFDEVMKETLDKADHYHQKVSLILIDIDHFKLINDRHGHLSGDEVLKQLSKVLMDSCSSMDIVSRNGGEEFSVILPSNSRNQAVEIAERIRATIEGYEFRLWNGSTINITVSLGVSTYRETTFNQESLIKQADDCLYQAKRTGRNKVASANLTKVRVLDIVPSS from the coding sequence ATGAAATTGCTAAGCGACCTTTTTATTAATCTCTGTGTATTAGGGATGCTATTATTTACATTTAATCTGTTAACCAGAAATAGAAAAGGATTCATGTCGCCTGCCGCAAATCGTAACAGAAAGCTGCAGTTTGGTGTATGCATGGGAATCATTGGACTAGTATTGATGCAATATACCATTTATTTTAAAGGTACGATTTTGGACCTTCGGCAAATTCCAGTGATTATAGCTGCTATTTATGGTGGGGGCTTACCGTCGATCGTTGCGTCAATGGTCATCGCCGTAGGTCGAATTGTTTTTTTCGGCGTCAATAAAGCTAGTATACTGGCCGCTTCTCTTATAATAGTGGTTGGTTATTCTTGTGGCGTTTTATCGAAATTTAAATGGGGTCTCGGGAAAAAATGGTTAATGATGAGTGTTTCTAATCTAATCCTGACTTCTATTGTGTTTTATCTGTTAATTGATGATAAAAAGGTGCTTTTGAATGTGTATGTAGGTTATTGGTCTATTTCTTTATTTGGTGGATTCATCATCCATTACTTAACTGAATATTTGCGGCAGTCCAAAGAGCTGTTCCAAAATGCCCAAGAAAATGCAGTCAAGGACTTCCTTACAGGCTTAAACAATGTTAGAAAATTTGACGAAGTAATGAAGGAAACGCTGGACAAAGCGGATCATTACCATCAGAAGGTTTCGTTAATTTTAATCGATATTGACCATTTCAAGCTTATTAACGATAGACACGGCCACCTGTCCGGCGACGAGGTATTAAAGCAGCTAAGTAAAGTTCTTATGGATTCCTGTAGTTCTATGGATATCGTATCACGTAATGGCGGAGAGGAATTTTCCGTTATCTTGCCTTCGAACTCCAGAAATCAAGCAGTAGAAATTGCTGAACGAATTCGTGCTACGATAGAAGGGTATGAATTTAGATTATGGAATGGTTCCACAATAAACATAACCGTTTCCCTTGGTGTGTCTACCTATCGGGAAACGACGTTTAACCAAGAAAGTCTAATCAAGCAAGCGGATGATTGCCTATACCAAGCTAAAAGAACAGGACGCAATAAGGTTGCCTCTGCGAACCTAACAAAGGTCCGTGTTTTGGATATTGTTCCATCTAGTTGA
- a CDS encoding sigma-70 family RNA polymerase sigma factor has translation MTTNIVDIEDIDLVSSVTQGDQMAFNSLLSRYLPMIRYFCKKYFAPGLLRGDLNQAGCIGLFVACQKYNPCKGMPFASFAKLHIKHHIINAVKTALRKKQQILNQSISLDETPFCDQERTSRYELIPHFTASPEDIYMNRVKEQELRDMFKVHLTDLERKAIVGLLDGLAYKEIADLSGVGNKSVDNAIKRAKVKLKSVLHYNV, from the coding sequence ATGACAACCAACATAGTAGACATCGAAGATATAGATCTAGTTTCCTCCGTAACTCAAGGTGATCAGATGGCTTTTAACTCTCTGCTAAGTCGTTATTTACCGATGATTCGTTATTTTTGCAAAAAATATTTTGCCCCGGGGTTGTTGAGGGGAGACTTGAATCAAGCCGGATGCATAGGGTTATTTGTTGCCTGCCAAAAATATAATCCTTGTAAAGGAATGCCGTTTGCGAGCTTTGCCAAATTACACATTAAACACCATATTATCAATGCCGTAAAAACAGCGTTAAGGAAAAAACAACAAATTTTAAATCAAAGTATTTCTTTGGATGAAACACCTTTTTGCGATCAGGAAAGAACCAGCCGATATGAACTTATCCCCCATTTCACAGCTTCACCTGAAGATATATATATGAATCGGGTAAAGGAGCAAGAATTGCGCGACATGTTTAAGGTGCATCTTACGGATTTGGAGAGGAAAGCGATTGTGGGTTTATTGGATGGTTTAGCATATAAAGAGATTGCTGATTTATCCGGTGTGGGTAACAAATCCGTTGATAATGCGATTAAAAGGGCGAAAGTAAAATTAAAGTCCGTCCTGCATTACAATGTATAG
- a CDS encoding response regulator, producing the protein MANVLVVDDAAFMRIMLKDILTKGGHQIVGEAGNGLEAIEQYSKLKPDLVTMDITMPEMEGIEALKHIKKENPKAKVIMCSAMGQQLMVVQAIQAGATDFIVKPFLADRVLEAVKKATT; encoded by the coding sequence ATGGCGAACGTATTGGTAGTTGATGACGCTGCATTTATGAGAATTATGTTAAAGGATATCCTCACTAAGGGCGGACACCAAATTGTAGGCGAGGCTGGGAATGGCCTTGAAGCCATTGAACAATACAGCAAATTAAAGCCGGACCTGGTTACAATGGATATCACCATGCCGGAAATGGAAGGGATTGAGGCCTTAAAGCACATCAAAAAAGAGAATCCGAAGGCAAAGGTGATCATGTGCTCCGCCATGGGACAACAGTTGATGGTGGTTCAAGCCATACAGGCGGGCGCCACAGATTTTATAGTGAAGCCTTTTCTTGCGGACAGAGTACTCGAAGCAGTAAAGAAGGCAACAACTTAA
- a CDS encoding helix-turn-helix domain-containing protein — MAKESKSDIMLHPVRLKIMQTLIGGRRLTVQQMQERLPEVPQATLYRHLNKLTSAGLVTVADQKQVRGAVEKQYVLGEQGPSLQQEDTRDGAKEDQMRNLISFMAAVLGDFERYFDQPAISDLKKDGVGYRQARLYMNDNEFQEWVQDIRKAFEKVLHLEPSPDRRCRIVTTMIVPEASQCVNDYTNISEKRESDERDDKE; from the coding sequence ATGGCGAAGGAATCCAAATCGGATATTATGCTTCATCCCGTAAGGCTTAAAATTATGCAAACGCTGATTGGAGGCAGACGGCTTACGGTACAGCAAATGCAAGAAAGGCTTCCTGAAGTACCTCAAGCTACGTTGTACCGGCATCTCAATAAATTGACCTCGGCTGGTTTGGTGACGGTCGCGGATCAGAAGCAGGTCAGAGGAGCGGTGGAAAAGCAGTACGTTCTCGGGGAACAGGGACCTTCTTTGCAGCAAGAGGATACAAGGGATGGTGCGAAGGAAGACCAAATGCGGAATTTGATTTCTTTTATGGCTGCGGTATTAGGAGATTTCGAACGATATTTTGATCAACCGGCAATATCGGACTTGAAGAAGGACGGTGTGGGGTACCGGCAAGCGAGGCTGTATATGAACGATAATGAGTTTCAAGAGTGGGTACAGGACATTCGGAAGGCATTCGAGAAAGTTCTGCATCTTGAACCATCGCCGGACCGGCGCTGCAGGATCGTAACGACCATGATTGTGCCGGAGGCCAGCCAATGCGTCAATGACTACACTAACATTAGTGAGAAGAGGGAATCCGATGAACGAGATGATAAAGAATGA
- a CDS encoding methyl-accepting chemotaxis protein, whose amino-acid sequence MKWFYDLKTSVKLISAFVLMAIILAFVGFFGLNNMGKINDGMKTMYSDRLIPINDLSAAEVLYQQIRVAIRDMNTIARTTEENQKYKENINELVNEIAALIAKYSSTNLTQAEKEALKAFDPAWQAYNQLLDEAIQMNGTNVSAEEFTHFLLTGGFKDAGDKLQNVLKNLVSINVQLAEKDNADGDALYNTSRTITTAVIIASLVISIGLGYLISQIIARPLNRMVKLVGQVAGGDLRETTDIKTKDEIGQLAGSINNMVQSLRTTVGGILVSAESVAAAAQQISASTEEIASGSTSQANDAQTMNELFKELSAAINSVAQSADQASELSNKTTGIAQEGGKVVRSSIEGMNRVNQQMSRLEEDSNKIGEIIEVIDDIAEQTNLLALNAAIEAARAGDQGRGFAVVADEVRKLAERSSEATKQITTIIKGMQENTQQSVKAVGEGVLSSQKTGESFEQIITMVNESANKVTEIAAASEEQAAQSSEVLTSIESISASTEEAAAASEETATTAQSLAGLAEELNHAVSIFRIK is encoded by the coding sequence GTGAAATGGTTTTATGATTTGAAAACGTCCGTGAAATTAATTTCTGCATTCGTATTGATGGCCATCATTTTGGCATTTGTCGGGTTCTTCGGATTGAATAATATGGGTAAAATCAATGATGGCATGAAGACCATGTACTCTGATCGATTAATTCCGATAAATGATCTTTCTGCTGCTGAAGTTTTGTATCAACAAATAAGAGTAGCTATTCGAGATATGAATACCATTGCAAGAACAACGGAGGAGAATCAGAAATACAAAGAAAATATAAACGAGCTTGTAAATGAAATTGCAGCCCTCATTGCTAAGTACAGCAGTACAAACTTAACCCAAGCGGAAAAGGAAGCGCTGAAGGCATTTGATCCTGCATGGCAAGCATACAATCAGTTGTTAGATGAAGCTATTCAAATGAACGGCACGAATGTCAGTGCTGAAGAATTTACCCATTTTCTGCTTACAGGCGGTTTTAAGGATGCGGGGGATAAGCTGCAAAATGTTCTGAAGAATTTAGTCTCCATCAATGTTCAGTTAGCGGAGAAGGATAATGCGGATGGAGATGCTCTATACAATACTTCCCGAACAATTACTACTGCGGTGATTATTGCCTCATTGGTTATCAGTATCGGATTAGGATATCTTATCTCACAAATCATTGCTCGCCCTCTGAACCGTATGGTGAAGCTAGTCGGACAAGTAGCGGGCGGTGATTTAAGAGAAACAACCGATATTAAGACGAAAGACGAGATTGGACAGTTGGCAGGATCCATTAATAACATGGTCCAGAGTTTAAGAACCACTGTCGGCGGAATCTTGGTCTCAGCGGAGAGCGTTGCTGCAGCGGCCCAGCAAATCTCTGCCAGCACCGAGGAGATAGCCAGCGGCAGCACCAGCCAAGCCAATGACGCTCAAACGATGAATGAATTGTTCAAAGAATTATCTGCCGCCATTAACTCGGTGGCCCAAAGTGCGGATCAAGCATCGGAATTGTCCAACAAAACGACCGGTATTGCCCAAGAAGGGGGCAAGGTGGTTCGTTCATCGATTGAGGGAATGAATCGGGTCAACCAACAAATGTCCAGGCTCGAAGAAGATTCGAACAAAATCGGAGAAATTATAGAAGTCATAGACGATATTGCCGAGCAGACCAATCTTCTTGCTTTGAACGCAGCGATTGAAGCGGCCCGCGCAGGAGATCAAGGCCGGGGGTTTGCAGTAGTTGCGGATGAAGTGCGTAAATTAGCTGAACGCAGCAGTGAAGCGACCAAGCAAATCACAACCATTATTAAAGGAATGCAGGAGAATACCCAGCAAAGCGTGAAAGCAGTGGGGGAAGGTGTCCTCTCGTCGCAAAAAACCGGAGAGTCGTTCGAACAAATCATTACGATGGTCAATGAATCCGCGAACAAGGTGACGGAAATTGCCGCAGCCAGCGAAGAGCAGGCCGCCCAATCCTCGGAGGTGTTAACTTCGATCGAAAGCATCTCCGCCTCCACGGAAGAAGCGGCGGCAGCTTCGGAGGAAACCGCAACGACGGCACAATCCCTTGCAGGGCTTGCAGAGGAATTGAATCATGCCGTATCGATTTTTAGAATTAAATAG
- a CDS encoding chemotaxis protein CheX produces the protein MQTNEGIRELLQSIVESVGQVIPIPIEIQAPIVFEKTVTQSEMGVLIGITGEVYGRMVIEGDSQTFSKLGESMFGMPVEGEILHSFVGELANMIAGNTSTFIYKKGCKMDITPPTVMVGHLQLFGFEQGISFHVNIPNVGEINIILLQNTKSGIGTLSILEESSDVEINN, from the coding sequence TTGCAAACGAATGAAGGTATTAGAGAATTGCTTCAATCCATAGTTGAATCCGTTGGACAAGTGATTCCCATTCCCATTGAAATTCAAGCTCCGATTGTTTTTGAAAAAACAGTTACACAAAGTGAAATGGGTGTACTTATTGGTATTACCGGTGAGGTTTACGGGCGGATGGTTATTGAGGGGGACAGCCAAACCTTTAGTAAACTTGGGGAATCCATGTTCGGAATGCCGGTTGAAGGGGAAATACTTCACAGTTTCGTAGGTGAATTAGCAAACATGATTGCCGGAAATACTTCCACTTTTATTTATAAAAAAGGATGTAAGATGGATATCACACCTCCGACGGTTATGGTGGGGCATCTCCAATTGTTTGGTTTTGAACAAGGGATATCCTTTCACGTAAATATACCAAACGTAGGTGAGATCAATATCATCTTATTACAAAATACAAAGAGCGGTATAGGCACTTTATCGATTTTGGAGGAGTCATCAGATGTCGAGATCAATAACTGA